ATGAAAGAATATTTCCAAATATGAATCGACCTTACAAATCAGCAACTGCTCGAATTGAATCATCAAAGGATTGTGGAGTTGTGTCAATGCCTGCAAATGAGTTGATCCATAGTTTTCTTGATCCAGTAAGTTTCTTGAACGCTTTCATGTTATAACTATCAGTTCACAAGTAATGTTATCTGCTTTGGATCTAAGGTGATTGTATGATTTCAAAACATGTCAATGCTAGGATATAAGGCTactttctattatatatatatatgcatatctCTCATGTGCTTAGTCTAGTAAAGATTGTGTGTACTAGTcactttttggatttttttttaaagtattagACAGTGTTTGAGAAGTTGAGCAAAGAACATGGACAATAggtatttattttgatatgtagttattattgttattgtttaatCATTAAACATCTATATTTAAAATGATTGATGCGTGTATATACAGGTCAAATGGATAAACTTGTTTCCTACTATAGTCACAAAAGCTAGGActattgaagttcttgattcTGGAACTTTGGGAGGCTCTGTACAATTGgtaaaatttttattcatcttttatatttgttttcttaggaattaaataaatattaaaattacttcataaaaatgATCTAATTTTTTCTTCGTTCTTGAACGCAGATGTATGAAAAGTTGCATATTTTATCTCCTTTAGTGGAAGCTAGAGAATTTTTCTTCATACGTTATTGTAGACAAATTGATCCAACAACATGGATTATGGTAGATGTTTCATATGATTTATTCAATGAGATTCAAAGTGGCGTACCTTCTTATTCTTGGAAATTTCCTTCTGGATGTGCAATTCAAGATATGGGCAACGACCAAAGTATGGTACGAATCATTTCTTCTATATATGTCACTATTTATATAAAAGGATAACCCTATGCGCTAAGTTTTCTCTATACACAAGGGTCATATTAAAACACTCTATAATATGCAGTCTTATCCTACAGTTTTGCAAAGTGTTGTTTTCACTACTCGAACGTGTTTTATATCTATTCAGGCTCCAAATTTTCAACCTTGAATGTGCGTGAGAGGTTATTTAAGTGTCCCTATATAGGTTTAGaaattgatctttttatctCCATATATGCCCTTGGACAATCCCACCAACAACCATATAAGTTATACTTTGAGACTAGGTTAAGATTCAATAACATCTTTTTAACATGCTATCAATTTGTCAGACCTATCACTATTCTTCTTAACTTAACAATGTTGAACTCCGTTCCATAGTTTGTAATTATTCATGCTTCAGATGTTCAAATCTAAACAAGAAAGAATGAATAGTTATCTCCTTATATGATCTTAAACAATCTTTACCTCATAATATCCACTAATAAAAAGTATAAGAATTTCCAACAGACATTCCTAATTATTTGCCAATGAGgtcgttatttttattttgttttcttgattattttcttctcttgtAGGTTACTTGGGTGGAACATGTTCAAGTAAATGAAAAAAGCCAGGTTAATCATATCTTTAGAGACTTGTTGTGTGATCGTCAAACATATGGAGCTAAAAGATGGATAGTTGCACTTCAAAGAATGTCTGAGAGATATAATTTTACAATGGGTGCAACATGTCCTACTAGACATGATTTCGAAGGAGGTTCGATTTTATGTCCCCTTTTTTACATGTTTACGACCTTctgtattttaatttataacataattttaatgatatatatcaaatttctcGTCACCTCAAGGCGGCTTTAATTGAAAAATGGAAATTTTGAAGGGGGTCAAATTCATCCCTTTGTTTATTTGAAACATGATCttctttttaaagttatttttcttttgtttaaaagtGTGTTTGGCACAAAAGaatgtattttcaaaaaaaaagaaaaaagttacgTTCTATGTTTGACtagaaaaatgttttctaaCTAAAGgggccaaattttttttattattattattactttcatgttgttttatcctttgatttttgtattgcaTGTTGTCTCATTAGCTTTGATTATATTACTGCTATATTTGCTTTACATATGTGAACTTTGATATACTTTACTTGAGATGATGATCTGTTAGAAACAACCTTTTTATCTTCTCAAGGTAAGAATAAATGTTTCAGATATACCTCTATTCCCAGACTTTACTAGTGAAACTACATTagatatgtttttatatttttttctttcagtgTTTAATGATCCAGAAGGGCTGAAAAATACGATACAATTATCTCAAAGGATGGTGAAGagtttttttgaaattctaagTATGACGGATAAATTAGATTTTCCAGCTTCACCACAACTAAGCAGTGGAGATAGGATttctataagaaaaaataaagaaattaccCAAACAAAAGGCTTTATTGCCACTGCTTCTTCTTCTCTGTGGATTCCCCTTTCATTCCAAGATgtcttcaatttcttcaaagATAACAAAACAAGAAGTAAGGTATGTATCAAACCTTTTTATAGTAATTTCGtcatttgttcaaatatttttttgttggtatATCAAGATGTTGTTAtagaaaacataataatataacatgATACTGATATCggtttcaaataaatttttcgTGCTATATTAAAATGGTCAaggatattttgaaaataatctctCTATCTCTAAGAGGAAGAGTTACGATATATGTTAAATTTATCCTTTTCAAATCCCACCTTGTGATATTTCACATAATATGTTGCTGTTGTTCTATATTATAGTGAAATATTGTCATAGAAAATGATTGTCATATAAGAGTATGGCCATATGTATCTTTGcactaaataatttaattcttaatgcAATGAAACAAACGTatgataaaatagtaatttCTACATTTTGAATCTCTGTGTAACTTGTTATCACATGTTTACTAGTCTTGGCTTTAATtgcacatatattttttaattatatgattttaaacaTTACTCATCTCACAAACTAATTTTaactattgaattatgatagtgtttatctttttttttttcagtggGATATTTTGACCGGTGGACTCAAAATGACTGAGTTAGCTCGAGTATCAACAGGAACTTTTCCCGAAAACTGTATTACAATCATTCAGGTAAttgtcatatttatttatttataattttctattttctacCTAAATTATTAACTAATAGCGACATTTTTcaagaatcaaataaaattacttaCGAATGTACTATCTTTTTTTTACATGTAGaaataccaattttttttaccttgtatctttttttttcttttaagctTTTTAATCCttgattattaaatcaaaatgCATTTTCTATGGTCCAGTTTCACTTTTGAGTTGTAGTcaattaacaataaaaacacaaataaatcaaagacTAATAATGATAAACATATTTTACTGCAAAAAAGGACAAGAATTAACTATGAAATTCCTCGTTAGTTTGTTGTTAAATGACTTATAGCTAACAACATATTTTATAATCCTTTGctaattcattaataaatagGATTagtggtaaaaaaaaattgtttagcAATAGAAACTAACCTTCattatttcttattcttttgaGTGTTTATAATGTATTTCTGAATTGTTGTGATTTACACAGTCTTATCTGCAAATGGAAAAGTTAGTGCTCCAGGAGTCAAGTATCGATGAAATGGGAGCATTTTTAATCTTTGCACCATTAGAGTTACCAACAATGACTTCAATTTTCAATGGACATGATGCAACAAAAGTTCCTATTTTGCCCTCAGGTATCATCATAAGTCCTGATGGTCGTCTCGTTTCGGATAGGGGCAATACTGAAAATGCACAAAATGGTTCAATTTTGACAGTgacttttcaaatattaatttgtgataataataatatttcaatctCTCAGCAACAGCATATGGAGGTAGTAAATTCTATTCATAGTCTTTTGAGAACCACAGTTTCAAAAATCAAAGCAGCATTAGGTTGCTCTGATTAAAAATTGTGATGGTTTAgtttcatgttgtttgtttgttttgaagATTTTAAACCTAAACAGTTGATGGTTTTGAAGGATGATGTATTCCCTTCTTTGtgacttttgaaaatttcaagacTGTGAGATATATATTGTTGCTATTATCTTTTATATTGATAGACATATTTTGAGACTTCTCATTTGTTTGGTTTTTTAATTTTAGccattttgtatttttctgctcattatttttattatttgtcatgttataGTATCATGTCTTCTTGATTTTGCTACGAACACAGATAGACGAGTTGTTGAGCCTAGGGCTAAATTACGAGGAGGCTCAATAATTAGACAACCTAACAATAGATTTGCTTGGGATTCAGATTGAGCGCACACTTACTTCATTTCTTTCTAGGCAATAACTCAAATGACACCTATATATTGAGAGGTGGTGATGGAAGGATCTAGTGGAGGGTATTTACTACTCTGCTCCAGAATATTCCTTCAACTACACTTCGAAACCTATCCTTTCTAGAATATTTCTAGTCTTTTTCTCTCAAGAACACCCATTCTAAATAGAGTCGTCAATATGGACTATGTCTGTTGGGACGGCCTGGCCTAGCCCGTGATTTAATAGGG
The DNA window shown above is from Solanum lycopersicum chromosome 11, SLM_r2.1 and carries:
- the LOC101248353 gene encoding homeobox-leucine zipper protein ROC8-like — protein: MTDSGEEHIGESSNSQKKSKRQRQCHRHTMEQIQRLEAFFKECPHPDENQRNQLGREAGLDPKQIKFWFQNKRTQTKTQNERSDNNALRMENERFLCENMAMKESMKNIMCPKCDGPPIGKEERARNLENMKLENQRLREQHEKASNFLSSILGRSFVMGSNLAPPKSTLQTSSNSSDESLLSQNICGSPIRYPPQENNNNVRAHSININNIPIMSPSRQEHYEFHHDNRQRTDTFEIVVASMNEMFELLQMNDPIWVDSSSDGGCSIHRESYERIFPNMNRPYKSATARIESSKDCGVVSMPANELIHSFLDPVKWINLFPTIVTKARTIEVLDSGTLGGSVQLMYEKLHILSPLVEAREFFFIRYCRQIDPTTWIMVDVSYDLFNEIQSGVPSYSWKFPSGCAIQDMGNDQSMVTWVEHVQVNEKSQVNHIFRDLLCDRQTYGAKRWIVALQRMSERYNFTMGATCPTRHDFEGVFNDPEGLKNTIQLSQRMVKSFFEILSMTDKLDFPASPQLSSGDRISIRKNKEITQTKGFIATASSSLWIPLSFQDVFNFFKDNKTRSKWDILTGGLKMTELARVSTGTFPENCITIIQSYLQMEKLVLQESSIDEMGAFLIFAPLELPTMTSIFNGHDATKVPILPSGIIISPDGRLVSDRGNTENAQNGSILTVTFQILICDNNNISISQQQHMEVVNSIHSLLRTTVSKIKAALGCSD